In the genome of Bacteroidota bacterium, one region contains:
- the hypD gene encoding hydrogenase formation protein HypD, which translates to MKYIDEYRNKELVLKIVNKIKSISKKEVSLMEVCGGHTMSIQKFGIPSLLPKNIKLMSGPGCPVCVSSRKFIDQAIAYSRLDDVIITTYGDLIRVPGSSSSLDLEKAKGQDIRIVYSVLDALKIAQQNPSKKIIFLGIGFETTAPSSAAGILNAERQKIDNFYLFSSHKIMPPAMAALIDEGVKIDGYIAPGHVSTITGSGIYTDVAEKYNLACVISGFEPVDLLQSIYMLVKQIEENNFSVEIQYKRVVKPEGNLIAQKMLDTVFELRDEWWRGLGVLPDSGYFLKEKYSKFDAEKMLEVEVEPTLEEKGCICGEILKGLKVPKDCKLFAKACTPNNPYGACMVSSEGACNAYYKYNRN; encoded by the coding sequence ATGAAATATATCGATGAATATCGCAATAAAGAATTAGTTCTTAAAATTGTAAACAAAATAAAAAGCATATCGAAAAAAGAAGTTTCCTTGATGGAAGTTTGCGGAGGACATACCATGTCTATTCAAAAATTTGGCATCCCTTCCTTACTTCCCAAGAATATAAAACTTATGTCAGGACCGGGCTGTCCTGTTTGTGTTTCGAGCCGCAAGTTTATTGATCAGGCGATAGCCTACAGCCGTTTAGATGATGTAATAATAACTACATATGGCGATTTGATTAGAGTTCCGGGTTCAAGCTCATCATTAGATTTGGAAAAAGCAAAAGGACAAGACATCAGAATAGTTTATTCTGTGCTCGACGCTTTAAAAATTGCACAACAAAATCCTTCAAAAAAGATTATTTTTCTAGGTATTGGATTCGAGACTACAGCTCCGAGCAGTGCAGCCGGGATTTTAAATGCTGAACGTCAGAAAATTGACAACTTCTATTTATTCAGCTCGCATAAAATTATGCCCCCAGCAATGGCAGCCTTGATTGATGAGGGTGTGAAAATTGATGGCTATATAGCTCCCGGGCATGTAAGCACTATCACAGGTTCAGGCATTTACACAGATGTGGCCGAAAAATATAATCTCGCTTGCGTAATTTCAGGTTTCGAGCCTGTCGATCTTTTGCAATCGATTTATATGCTTGTAAAACAAATTGAAGAAAACAATTTCAGTGTCGAAATTCAATATAAACGAGTTGTAAAACCAGAAGGAAATCTTATTGCTCAGAAAATGTTGGATACAGTTTTCGAATTGCGAGACGAATGGTGGCGAGGACTGGGAGTATTACCCGATAGCGGATATTTTCTAAAAGAAAAATATAGCAAATTCGATGCAGAGAAAATGCTCGAAGTTGAGGTTGAGCCTACGCTGGAAGAGAAAGGCTGCATCTGTGGCGAAATTTTAAAAGGACTGAAAGTGCCGAAAGATTGCAAATTATTTGCAAAAGCTTGTACTCCAAATAATCCTTATGGAGCTTGTATGGTTTCGAGCGAAGGAGCTTGCAATGCATATTACAAATACAATAGAAATTAG
- a CDS encoding HypC/HybG/HupF family hydrogenase formation chaperone, producing MCLSIPAKVLSIDGVMANVSVGGAEYQASIEMLEDVKIGDYVLLHTGFAIQKLDEEDAKESLKVFEEYDDFNKLLDEEEKLTGKRIT from the coding sequence ATGTGTTTAAGTATTCCTGCAAAAGTGCTATCAATCGATGGTGTAATGGCAAATGTTTCAGTTGGTGGAGCAGAATATCAGGCAAGCATAGAAATGCTTGAGGATGTTAAAATTGGCGATTATGTCTTACTTCATACCGGATTTGCAATCCAAAAACTTGATGAAGAAGATGCTAAAGAATCGTTGAAAGTTTTTGAAGAATATGATGATTTTAACAAATTGTTAGATGAAGAAGAAAAACTTACCGGAAAAAGAATAACTTAG